In the genome of Magnolia sinica isolate HGM2019 chromosome 2, MsV1, whole genome shotgun sequence, one region contains:
- the LOC131237435 gene encoding leucine-rich repeat receptor-like tyrosine-protein kinase PXC3: MCRYVHFPRIIILFLSLLPLSFSQLTETQKTLMIRVSESVNSSKWNTTDSDPCKWLGVNCTQNTITHLSFSSFQLSNSSFLHLLCNLNTLQSLDLSNNQLSSIPSIFFTDCSGLNRLQTLNFSNNGLSGNLLAFVGFSSLEFLDLSGNSLVGNIISQFDGLVSLRSLNLSENSFGGPLPSLLGKGMALEELQLSKNRFTGLIPNDIWGYGNLTLLDLSSNNLSGPVPDRIGELGNLTLLDLSSNSLSGPVPDRIGELSKLQTLVLSSNSFSGGIPRNLSSITSLSRFAANLNHFSGLIPAGISNYMRNLDLSYNDLSGFIPLNFLSPPNLGFVDLSNNKLEGSIPVDMSPKLFRLRLGGNNLSGSIPSSIRKLKDLMYFEVDGNSLSGEIPPDLANCEKLTLLSLAQNRLQGSLPKGLGNLSDLVVLKLDGNRLSGEIPTEFSQLKNLSTMSLSMNSLTGVIPPGISRLPKLSNLNLEGNRLSGSIPDGFVDLKSLLEVRLGNNLLAGSIPRMPISLQIALNLSSNQFKGTIPSTLAVLVNLEVLDLSNNQFSGSIPESLRSLTSLTQLDLSNNQLSGTVPQFRQSVDLNITGNKDLVLTTNPPATSTRKRKNLAALVIVMAVVGAVVAIVVVAVVFIVSRRFYRVDDEIQELEEPVPQVIDGHLITADNIHHSSIDFTKAIEAAGTPANIMFKSRFSTYYKAIMPSGMSYCIKKLNWSDKIFQLGSHERFGQELESLGRLNNSRIMIPLAYVLTADNAYLFYEHSHKGTVFNFLHKNLEGALDWQSRYNIALGVAQGLAFLHGCGDPVLLLDLSTKTIVLKSQNEPQIADIELCKVIDPSKSTGSLSMVAGSVGYIPPEYAYTMRVTMAGNVYSFGVVLLELVTGKPSVSEGTELAKLVQSHSARNEAWEQILDSTISKTSLAVRSQMLSILKIAQACVSVSPEARPKMKNVVRMLLNAR, from the exons ATGTGCAGGTATGTACACTTCCCCCGAAtcatcatcctcttcctcagtctcctccctctctctttctcccaacTAACAGAAACCCAAAAGACGTTGATGATCAGAGTCTCCGAATCAGTAAATTCTTCAAAGTGGAACACCACAGATTCAGACCCATGCAAATGGCTTGGTGTCAattgcacccaaaacaccatcacccatctctctttctcatcaTTCCAACTTTCCAATTCCTCATTCCTTCATCTCCTATGCAATCTCAACACCCTTCAATCTCTCGACCTCTCCAACAATCAGCTCTCTTCAATCCCATCTATTTTCTTCACTGACTGTTCCGGCCTCAATCGCTTACAGACTCTAAATTTCAGCAACAATGGATTGTCTGGAAATTTGCTTGcttttgttgggttttctagtttagagTTCTTGGACCTGTCCGGCAATTCGTTGGTCGGAAATATCATCTCTCAGTTTGATGGGCTGGTTTCGCTTCGGAGTCTGAATTTGAGTGAGAATTCTTTTGGCGGCCCACTTCCTTCTCTTCTTGGGAAGGGTATGGCTTTGGAGGAGTTGCAGCTGTCGAAGAACCGGTTTACGGGTCTGATTCCAAATGATATTTGGGGGTATGGAAATCTTACTCTTCTTGATCTTAGCTCGAACAATCTTTCTGGGCCTGTTCCTGATCGGATTGGAGAACTTGGAAATCTTACTCTTCTTGATCTTAGCTCGAACAGTCTTTCTGGGCCTGTTCCTGATCGGATTGGAGAACTTTCCAAGTTGCAAACTCTTGTTCTTTCTTCGAATTCGTTCAGCGGCGGAATCCCGCGGAATCTGTCGAGTATCACGTCACTGTCACGGTTTGCCGCGAATCTGAATCACTTTTCGGGGCTTATTCCTGCGGGAATTTCAAATTATATGAGGAATTTGGACCTTAGTTATAATGATCTAAGTGGGTTCATCCCGTTGAACTTTCTATCGCCTCCCAATTTGGGGTTTGTTGATCTGTCCAATAATAAGCTAGAAGGGTCAATCCCTGTGGACATGTCCCCGAAGTTGTTCCGCTTGCGATTGGGCGGGAATAATCTTAGTGGGTCGATCCCATCATCGATTCGGAAGCTCAAGGATTTGATGTATTTTGAGGTGGATGGAAATAGCTTGAGCGGGGAGATTCCGCCTGACCTGGCAAATTGTGAGAAATTGACTCTGTTGAGTCTCGCTCAGAATCGGCTTCAAGGTTCGTTGCCGAAAGGTTTGGGCAATCTCTCTGATTTGGTAGTTTTGAAGCTTGATGGGAACCGACTCAGTGGAGAAATCCCCACCGAATTCTCCCAATTGAAGAACTTGTCTACCATGAGTCTTAGCATGAATTCACTTACGGGTGTGATACCTCCGGGGATTTCTAGATTGCCGAAGCTCTCGAATTTGAACTTAGAAGGCAACCGACTCAGCGGTTCAATACCTGATGGGTTTGTTGACTTGAAATCTCTGTTAGAAGTTCGGTTAGGAAATAACCTTCTAGCTGGGAGCATTCCGAGAATGCCAATCAGCTTGCAGATAGCCCTCAACCTCAGCAGCAATCAATTTAAGGGAACTATACCTTCTACCCTTGCAGTGTTGgtgaacttagaggttttagaTCTCTCGAACAATCAGTTCTCAGGTTCGATTCCGGAATCCTTGCGCAGCTTGACGAGCCTGACCCAGTTGGATCTTTCCAATAATCAGCTTTCAGGAACTGTTCCACAGTTCCGGCAGAGCGTCGATCTCAATATCACTGGAAATAAGGATCTCGTCCTGACCACGAATCCCCCTGCCACTTCGACTAGGAAAAGAAAAAATTTGGCTGCTTTGGTAATTGTCATGGCTGTTGTTGGTGCCGTTGTTGCCATAGTTGTTGTTGCTGTGGTGTTCATAGTCTCGAGACGGTTTTATCGGGTCGATGATGAAATTCAAGAATTAGAAGAGCCTGTACCGCAGGTAATCGACGGCCATCTAATCACTGCAGATAACATTCACCACTCCAGTATTGACTTCACCAAAGCCATTGAAGCGGCTGGGACTCCCGCAAACATAATGTTCAAGAGCAGGTTCTCCACTTACTACAAGGCAATCATGCCTAGCGGAATGAGCTACTGCATCAAGAAGCTTAATTGGAGCGACAAGATATTTCAGTTGGGGAGCCATGAGCGGTTCGGACAAGAGCTAGAGTCCCTTGGGAGGCTCAACAATTCAAGAATCATGATCCCTCTGGCCTATGTTTTGACAGCCGATAATGCTTATCTGTTCTATGAACATTCACACAAGGGAACCGTCTTCAATTTCCTTCACAAAAATTTGGAAGGTGCTCTGGATTGGCAGTCTCGGTACAACATCGCACTCGGAGTAGCTCAAGGACTTGCTTTCTTACATGGGTGCGGGGACCCAGTTCTACTCCTCGACCTTTCAACAAAGACCATTGTTTTGAAATCGCAGAACGAGCCTCAGATAGCAGACATCGAGCTTTGCAAGGTCATTGATCCTTCGAAGAGTACTGGGAGCCTTTCTATGGTAGCTGGCTCCGTTGGGTACATCCCTCCAG AGTACGCGTACACAATGAGGGTGACGATGGCTGGCAATGTTTACAGTTTTGGGGTTGTCTTATTGGAACTGGTGACCGGAAAGCCTTCTGTCAGCGAAGGAACTGAATTAGCCAAGTTGGTACAGAGTCATTCAGCTCGGAATGAAGCATGGGAGCAGATTCTCGATTCTACCATTAGCAAAACATCGCTGGCAGTTCGAAGTCAGATGCTCTCTATCCTGAAAATTGCTCAGGCTTGTGTTAGTGTCTCACCCGAGGCAAGACCCAAGATGAAGAATGTGGTGAGGATGCTGCTGAATGCCCGTTAA